A genome region from Deinococcus sp. KNUC1210 includes the following:
- a CDS encoding mechanosensitive ion channel family protein gives MFPSLLTTLSKPVIWLELAFIVLVGFAMWRLGVVLLRLLSPHVNARLVRSLKLLWAVVAAYATVAAAVHGLGLSEVPLLYDHGERIIETFRASAGQVIVMAAIAVIAWNLVTFTSRRVVPESNMTDFTRRNVRVQTLVGVIEGSLRLVIVLLVGISILQALGVNAAALLAGVSVLGLAVGFGAQSLIKDVFTGFFILLEDQYGVGDVISVNNSTLSGGVERLTLRYTSLRAMDGTVHIIPNGQILTVSVSSKDWSQVVATVEVTYAANINEALRVLGKVSQELYDDPEWRPKFLAEPDIHGVSNLTPDGVQLRALYKVLPKSQWALGREFNRRIKIAMDQAGIDIPSPQRSSSILLSGAPLTVHLVKEPPQQPSTLDLRKASSEAERQQPPFPPSETRDPDSTAPDAAENENERD, from the coding sequence ATGTTTCCCTCTCTGCTGACGACCCTCTCGAAACCGGTCATCTGGCTGGAACTGGCGTTCATCGTGCTGGTGGGCTTCGCGATGTGGCGGCTGGGCGTGGTGCTGCTGCGCCTGCTGTCGCCGCATGTGAATGCGCGGCTGGTCCGGAGCCTGAAACTTCTGTGGGCCGTCGTGGCGGCCTATGCCACCGTTGCGGCGGCCGTTCACGGGCTGGGCCTGAGCGAGGTGCCGCTGCTGTACGACCACGGCGAGCGCATTATCGAGACCTTCCGGGCCAGTGCCGGGCAGGTCATCGTGATGGCGGCCATCGCGGTGATCGCCTGGAATCTGGTGACATTCACCTCACGGCGGGTGGTGCCCGAATCCAACATGACGGATTTCACCCGGCGCAACGTGCGCGTGCAGACGCTGGTGGGCGTGATCGAAGGCTCGCTGCGGCTGGTGATCGTGCTGCTGGTGGGCATCAGCATTCTGCAGGCGCTGGGCGTGAACGCGGCGGCGCTGCTGGCGGGCGTGTCGGTGCTGGGGCTGGCCGTCGGGTTTGGCGCTCAGAGTCTCATCAAGGACGTGTTCACCGGGTTTTTCATCCTGCTGGAAGACCAGTACGGCGTGGGCGACGTGATCTCGGTCAACAACAGCACCCTGAGCGGCGGCGTCGAGCGCCTGACGCTGCGCTATACCTCGCTGCGGGCGATGGACGGCACCGTCCACATCATTCCCAACGGCCAGATCCTGACCGTGAGCGTGAGCAGCAAGGACTGGTCACAGGTGGTCGCCACCGTCGAGGTGACGTATGCCGCCAACATCAACGAGGCGCTACGGGTACTGGGCAAGGTCTCGCAGGAACTGTACGACGATCCCGAGTGGCGTCCCAAGTTTCTGGCGGAACCCGACATTCACGGCGTCAGCAACCTGACCCCCGACGGCGTGCAGCTCCGGGCGCTGTACAAGGTGCTTCCCAAATCGCAGTGGGCGCTGGGCCGCGAGTTCAACCGCCGCATCAAGATCGCCATGGATCAGGCGGGCATCGACATTCCCTCGCCGCAGCGCAGCAGCAGCATCCTGCTGTCGGGCGCTCCGCTGACGGTTCATCTGGTCAAAGAGCCGCCGCAGCAGCCGTCTACGCTCGACCTTCGCAAGGCCAGCAGCGAGGCAGAGCGCCAGCAACCTCCCTTTCCGCCCTCCGAGACCCGCGACCCCGACAGCACTGCTCCGGACGCCGCTGAGAACGAGAACGAGCGGGACTGA
- a CDS encoding vanadium-dependent haloperoxidase — protein sequence MRSSSPAPTPSLHRRIFSVSALSSVLMLTLTSCPENITVPVSTICTLNETDWQAIEAPAHSQARVWDELALHAIRNVLPQPTAHARTLFHLSAAMYDVWASYDGTAQGVFSHEKHSGSPAELDEALNYAAHRVLKARYGALVPGLATCFDTHLKHLGLDPANSDVTGDSAAAIGNRTGQAVLSAAANDGANEAGNYADTSGYTFLNAPLQPEFPGTTLNAPDHWQRLQLQTPFTQNNIPQSGPQPFMGAHWGSVQPFAMHRSGTFYHDPGPAPSLSNPLMRTRWIPDSLRRQAELDPASAVVLDTSPGAIGNNPLGSDAGSGHPLNPITGQPYAPNVVRQADYGRVIAEYWADGPRAETPPGHWNVIANQVADDPSFVRRMQGSGQPLGALEWDVKLYLALNGALHDAAISAWEIKRQTDTGRPVSLIRYLAAQDGAAGQGLTPEPGLVEERGGKLQVRGWHPGIGIVWEDPLTWVPYQLPTFVSPAFPAFVSGHSTFSRAAAEVLTTLTGSAFFPGGLHEFVARPGFLQTDRSSNTAEVRLQWATYADAADQAGQSRIWGGIHLEPDDLTGRRIGHLVGLDAVNLALRYFAGNAP from the coding sequence ATGAGAAGCTCTTCGCCTGCGCCCACGCCCTCGCTGCACAGACGCATTTTCTCCGTCTCGGCGCTGAGCAGCGTCCTGATGCTGACCCTGACGAGCTGCCCGGAAAACATCACTGTGCCCGTCAGTACCATCTGTACACTCAACGAAACCGACTGGCAGGCCATCGAAGCCCCAGCCCACTCGCAGGCGCGGGTCTGGGACGAACTGGCCCTGCACGCTATTCGCAATGTGTTGCCGCAGCCCACCGCCCATGCCCGGACGCTGTTTCACCTGTCGGCGGCCATGTACGACGTATGGGCCAGCTACGACGGCACGGCGCAGGGAGTGTTCAGCCACGAGAAACACAGCGGCAGCCCAGCAGAGCTTGACGAAGCGCTCAACTATGCCGCCCACCGCGTGCTGAAGGCGCGGTACGGCGCACTCGTGCCGGGTCTGGCGACCTGCTTCGACACGCACCTGAAGCACCTCGGACTCGACCCCGCCAACTCGGACGTAACGGGCGATTCTGCCGCCGCCATCGGCAACCGCACCGGGCAGGCGGTGCTGAGCGCTGCCGCCAACGACGGAGCCAACGAAGCGGGCAACTACGCCGATACCAGTGGCTACACGTTTCTCAATGCGCCGCTTCAGCCTGAGTTTCCCGGCACCACCCTGAACGCCCCCGATCACTGGCAACGCCTGCAACTCCAGACACCGTTTACCCAGAACAACATTCCCCAGAGCGGCCCTCAGCCCTTTATGGGTGCTCACTGGGGCAGCGTCCAGCCGTTTGCCATGCACAGAAGTGGCACGTTTTACCACGACCCAGGGCCAGCGCCCAGCCTCAGCAATCCGCTGATGAGGACGCGCTGGATTCCCGATTCACTGCGCCGTCAGGCCGAACTCGACCCGGCCTCGGCAGTCGTGCTCGATACCTCGCCCGGAGCCATCGGCAACAATCCGCTGGGCAGCGATGCGGGCAGCGGGCACCCACTCAACCCCATCACGGGTCAGCCCTACGCGCCCAATGTGGTGCGGCAGGCCGATTATGGCCGGGTCATCGCGGAGTACTGGGCCGACGGGCCACGCGCCGAGACGCCGCCCGGACACTGGAACGTGATCGCCAATCAGGTGGCCGACGACCCCTCCTTCGTGCGCCGTATGCAGGGCAGCGGACAGCCGCTGGGCGCACTGGAATGGGACGTGAAACTGTACCTCGCGCTGAACGGTGCGCTGCACGACGCCGCCATCAGCGCCTGGGAGATCAAACGCCAGACCGACACGGGCCGCCCGGTCTCGCTGATCCGGTATCTGGCTGCTCAGGACGGCGCGGCTGGGCAGGGCCTGACGCCGGAACCCGGGCTCGTCGAGGAGCGCGGCGGCAAGCTTCAGGTCAGGGGGTGGCATCCGGGCATCGGGATCGTCTGGGAAGACCCGCTGACCTGGGTACCGTATCAGCTCCCGACCTTCGTCAGTCCGGCCTTTCCAGCCTTCGTGTCGGGGCATTCCACCTTCAGCCGCGCCGCCGCCGAGGTGCTGACCACCCTGACCGGCTCGGCCTTCTTTCCGGGTGGCCTGCATGAATTCGTGGCCCGGCCCGGATTTCTGCAGACAGACCGGTCGTCCAACACCGCCGAGGTACGGCTTCAGTGGGCCACCTATGCCGACGCCGCCGATCAGGCCGGACAGTCGCGCATCTGGGGCGGCATCCACCTCGAACCCGACGATCTGACAGGCCGCCGCATCGGGCATCTGGTGGGGCTGGACGCCGTGAATCTGGCGCTGCGCTACTTCGCGGGCAACGCTCCTTAG